A region of Anticarsia gemmatalis isolate Benzon Research Colony breed Stoneville strain chromosome 10, ilAntGemm2 primary, whole genome shotgun sequence DNA encodes the following proteins:
- the LOC142976058 gene encoding uncharacterized protein LOC142976058 isoform X3: protein MLAVLYVILMCVVHIYGRGERIDQHVIACRSTDFDCFKRQYRSLRDNILLGNEKLGIPAYENYVFRYGKGTCVKLAGLEESELIGISMQQHPNKFTMRLMLPLRIQQVKDSVKPCAKPEREFVNVRPFSGTLMRFTGNATISIAYPFKLKKKKGEFFMSLEDEDLDVILDVPDLSHFDMADEVELFTAKLYEWSEWAYEVIQHIDAAQYFALPYTSQMKKLMDHIALRRLISLYPEESFMDLEFSFKTASKGY, encoded by the exons atGTTGGCTGTTTTATACGTGATATTGATGTGTGTAGTACATATATACGGGAGGGGAGAAAGAATTG ATCAGCACGTGATAGCCTGCCGGTCTACTGACTTCGACTGCTTCAAGCGCCAGTACAGATCCCTTCGAGACAACATTCTGCTTGGCAATGAGAAGCTCGGCATACCGGCGTATGAGAACTACGTGTTCAGATACGGGAAGGGAACCTGTGTGAAGCTCGCTGGGTTAGAGGAAAGTGAACTTATAGGAATCAG TATGCAACAACACCCGAATAAATTCACGATGAGACTGATGCTGCCGCTTAGAATACAACAAGTTAAGGACTCTGTCAAACCATGCGCTAAGCCTGAACGAG agTTTGTGAACGTGAGGCCGTTTTCGG GTACCCTCATGAGATTCACCGGGAACG CGACAATCTCGATAGCGTATCCGTTCAAGTTAAAGAAGAAGAAGGGGGAGTTCTTCATGTCGCTGGAGGACGAGGACCTGGACGTGATCCTCGATGTACCGGACCTCAGCCACTTTGATATGGCCGATGAAGTTGAAT TATTTACAGCCAAGCTGTACGAGTGGTCGGAGTGGGCGTACGAGGTGATCCAGCACATCGACGCGGCGCAGTACTTCGCGCTACCTTACACCAGCCAGATGAAGAAACTCATGGATCATATAGCACTGCGAAG aTTAATAAGTCTGTATCCAGAAGAATCATTCATGGACCTGGAGTTCTCATTCAAGACTGCGTCAAAGGgatattaa
- the LOC142976058 gene encoding uncharacterized protein LOC142976058 isoform X1, whose protein sequence is MLAVLYVILMCVVHIYGRGERIDQHVIACRSTDFDCFKRQYRSLRDNILLGNEKLGIPAYENYVFRYGKGTCVKLAGLEESELIGISMQQHPNKFTMRLMLPLRIQQVKDSVKPCAKPEREFVNVRPFSVVIYAGTLMRFTGNATISIAYPFKLKKKKGEFFMSLEDEDLDVILDVPDLSHFDMADEVELFTAKLYEWSEWAYEVIQHIDAAQYFALPYTSQMKKLMDHIALRRLISLYPEESFMDLEFSFKTASKGY, encoded by the exons atGTTGGCTGTTTTATACGTGATATTGATGTGTGTAGTACATATATACGGGAGGGGAGAAAGAATTG ATCAGCACGTGATAGCCTGCCGGTCTACTGACTTCGACTGCTTCAAGCGCCAGTACAGATCCCTTCGAGACAACATTCTGCTTGGCAATGAGAAGCTCGGCATACCGGCGTATGAGAACTACGTGTTCAGATACGGGAAGGGAACCTGTGTGAAGCTCGCTGGGTTAGAGGAAAGTGAACTTATAGGAATCAG TATGCAACAACACCCGAATAAATTCACGATGAGACTGATGCTGCCGCTTAGAATACAACAAGTTAAGGACTCTGTCAAACCATGCGCTAAGCCTGAACGAG agTTTGTGAACGTGAGGCCGTTTTCGG TTGTTATTTATGCAGGTACCCTCATGAGATTCACCGGGAACG CGACAATCTCGATAGCGTATCCGTTCAAGTTAAAGAAGAAGAAGGGGGAGTTCTTCATGTCGCTGGAGGACGAGGACCTGGACGTGATCCTCGATGTACCGGACCTCAGCCACTTTGATATGGCCGATGAAGTTGAAT TATTTACAGCCAAGCTGTACGAGTGGTCGGAGTGGGCGTACGAGGTGATCCAGCACATCGACGCGGCGCAGTACTTCGCGCTACCTTACACCAGCCAGATGAAGAAACTCATGGATCATATAGCACTGCGAAG aTTAATAAGTCTGTATCCAGAAGAATCATTCATGGACCTGGAGTTCTCATTCAAGACTGCGTCAAAGGgatattaa
- the LOC142976058 gene encoding uncharacterized protein LOC142976058 isoform X2, giving the protein MLAVLYVILMCVVHIYGRGERIDQHVIACRSTDFDCFKRQYRSLRDNILLGNEKLGIPAYENYVFRYGKGTCVKLAGLEESELIGISMQQHPNKFTMRLMLPLRIQQVKDSVKPCAKPEREFVNVRPFSVVIYAGTLMRFTGNATISIAYPFKLKKKKGEFFMSLEDEDLDVILDVPDLSHFDMADEVESKLYEWSEWAYEVIQHIDAAQYFALPYTSQMKKLMDHIALRRLISLYPEESFMDLEFSFKTASKGY; this is encoded by the exons atGTTGGCTGTTTTATACGTGATATTGATGTGTGTAGTACATATATACGGGAGGGGAGAAAGAATTG ATCAGCACGTGATAGCCTGCCGGTCTACTGACTTCGACTGCTTCAAGCGCCAGTACAGATCCCTTCGAGACAACATTCTGCTTGGCAATGAGAAGCTCGGCATACCGGCGTATGAGAACTACGTGTTCAGATACGGGAAGGGAACCTGTGTGAAGCTCGCTGGGTTAGAGGAAAGTGAACTTATAGGAATCAG TATGCAACAACACCCGAATAAATTCACGATGAGACTGATGCTGCCGCTTAGAATACAACAAGTTAAGGACTCTGTCAAACCATGCGCTAAGCCTGAACGAG agTTTGTGAACGTGAGGCCGTTTTCGG TTGTTATTTATGCAGGTACCCTCATGAGATTCACCGGGAACG CGACAATCTCGATAGCGTATCCGTTCAAGTTAAAGAAGAAGAAGGGGGAGTTCTTCATGTCGCTGGAGGACGAGGACCTGGACGTGATCCTCGATGTACCGGACCTCAGCCACTTTGATATGGCCGATGAAGTTGAAT CCAAGCTGTACGAGTGGTCGGAGTGGGCGTACGAGGTGATCCAGCACATCGACGCGGCGCAGTACTTCGCGCTACCTTACACCAGCCAGATGAAGAAACTCATGGATCATATAGCACTGCGAAG aTTAATAAGTCTGTATCCAGAAGAATCATTCATGGACCTGGAGTTCTCATTCAAGACTGCGTCAAAGGgatattaa
- the LOC142976058 gene encoding uncharacterized protein LOC142976058 isoform X4, translating to MLAVLYVILMCVVHIYGRGERIDQHVIACRSTDFDCFKRQYRSLRDNILLGNEKLGIPAYENYVFRYGKGTCVKLAGLEESELIGISMQQHPNKFTMRLMLPLRIQQVKDSVKPCAKPEREFVNVRPFSATISIAYPFKLKKKKGEFFMSLEDEDLDVILDVPDLSHFDMADEVELFTAKLYEWSEWAYEVIQHIDAAQYFALPYTSQMKKLMDHIALRRLISLYPEESFMDLEFSFKTASKGY from the exons atGTTGGCTGTTTTATACGTGATATTGATGTGTGTAGTACATATATACGGGAGGGGAGAAAGAATTG ATCAGCACGTGATAGCCTGCCGGTCTACTGACTTCGACTGCTTCAAGCGCCAGTACAGATCCCTTCGAGACAACATTCTGCTTGGCAATGAGAAGCTCGGCATACCGGCGTATGAGAACTACGTGTTCAGATACGGGAAGGGAACCTGTGTGAAGCTCGCTGGGTTAGAGGAAAGTGAACTTATAGGAATCAG TATGCAACAACACCCGAATAAATTCACGATGAGACTGATGCTGCCGCTTAGAATACAACAAGTTAAGGACTCTGTCAAACCATGCGCTAAGCCTGAACGAG agTTTGTGAACGTGAGGCCGTTTTCGG CGACAATCTCGATAGCGTATCCGTTCAAGTTAAAGAAGAAGAAGGGGGAGTTCTTCATGTCGCTGGAGGACGAGGACCTGGACGTGATCCTCGATGTACCGGACCTCAGCCACTTTGATATGGCCGATGAAGTTGAAT TATTTACAGCCAAGCTGTACGAGTGGTCGGAGTGGGCGTACGAGGTGATCCAGCACATCGACGCGGCGCAGTACTTCGCGCTACCTTACACCAGCCAGATGAAGAAACTCATGGATCATATAGCACTGCGAAG aTTAATAAGTCTGTATCCAGAAGAATCATTCATGGACCTGGAGTTCTCATTCAAGACTGCGTCAAAGGgatattaa